From Zingiber officinale cultivar Zhangliang chromosome 5B, Zo_v1.1, whole genome shotgun sequence, the proteins below share one genomic window:
- the LOC121984187 gene encoding probable fructokinase-1, with amino-acid sequence MASGKDLIVSFGEMLIDFVPTVSGVSLAEAPGFIKAPGGAPANVAIAVARLGGRAAFLGKLGDDEFGRMLAGILRSNGVDDAGVLFDTGARTALAFVTLRADGEREFMFYRNPSADMLLEEGELNLDVIKSAAVFHYGSISLITEPCRSAHLKAMQVARDAGALLSYDPNLRLPLWPSAESAREQIMSIWDQADIIKVSDVELEFLTGTDSVQDDVVLTLWRPEFKLLLITLGEKGCKYYTKDFRGSLDGFSVNTVDTTGAGDAFVGAMLTKIVADQSVLQSEEKLREVLRFANACGAITTTKKGAIPALPNKTEALELLKRD; translated from the exons ATGGCTAGCGGGAAGGACCTCATCGTGAGCTTCGGCGAGATGCTCATCGACTTCGTGCCCACGGTCTCCGGCGTGTCATTGGCGGAGGCGCCTGGGTTCATCAAGGCCCCAGGCGGCGCCCCGGCCAACGTGGCCATCGCCGTGGCTCGCCTCGGAGGGCGCGCCGCCTTTCTCGGAAAACTCGGGGACGATGAGTTCGGCCGCATGCTGGCCGGCATCCTGCGCTCCAACGGCGTCGACGACGCCGGAGTTCTGTTCGACACCGGCGCACGAACGGCGCTCGCTTTCGTCACTCTCCGCGCCGACGGCGAGCGCGAGTTCATGTTCTATCGAAACCCTAGCGCCGACATGCTCCTCGAGGAAGGCGAGCTCAACCTCGACGTCATCAAGAGC GCTGCGGTTTTCCACTACGGATCTATAAGTTTGATCACGGAGCCGTGCAGATCGGCTCATCTGAAGGCCATGCAGGTGGCGAGGGATGCAGGGGCGTTGCTCTCCTACGACCCCAACCTCCGATTGCCGCTGTGGCCTTCGGCGGAGTCGGCGCGGGAGCAGATCATGAGCATCTGGGACCAAGCGGACATCATCAAGGTCAGCGACGTCGAGCTCGAGTTCCTCACGGGGACGGATTCGGTGCAGGATGACGTTGTTTTGACCCTCTGGCGGCCGGAGTTCAAGCTTTTGCTGATCACCCTGGGGGAGAAGGGATGCAAATACTACACCAAG GACTTCCGAGGGAGTTTGGACGGCTTCTCCGTTAACACAGTGGACACCACAGGAGCCGGAGATGCATTTGTCGGCGCCATGCTCACCAAGATCGTCGCGGACCAATCTGTGCTACAG AGCGAGGAAAAGCTTAGAGAAGTTCTCAGATTTGCCAATGCGTGCGGAGCCATCACCACCACTAAGAAGGGAGCCATTCCTGCCCTGCCAAACAAAACTGAAGCTCTGGAGCTTTTGAAGAGAGATTGA
- the LOC121984186 gene encoding argininosuccinate synthase, chloroplastic-like — MAQMHAVGSSSSPNIAHHGTLNVMGGGTQEDVVNSKRTDVMGSNNGGLRGKLNKIVLAYSGGLDTSVIVPWLRENYGCEVVCFTADVGQGDLEMDGLEEKAKASGASQLVVKDLKEEFVREYIFPCLRAGAIYERKYLLGTSMARPVIAKAMVDVAKEVGADAVSHGCTGKGNDQVRFELTFFALNPELQVVAPWREWNITGREDAIEYAKKHNVPVPVSKKSIYSRDRNLWHLSHEGDILEDPANEPKKDMYMMTVDPEDAPNHPEYLEIGIESGLPVSINGRKLSPASLLSELNKVGGKHGIGRIDMVENRLVGMKSRGVYETPGGTILWAAARELESLTLDRETIQMKDLLALKYAELVYAGRWFDPLRYAMDAFMERITETTTGSVTLKLYKGSVTVTSRKSPHSLYREDISSFETGAIYNQADAAGFIRLYGLPTRVRAMLEKGL, encoded by the exons ATGGCTCAGATGCATGCAGTCGGAAGTTCTTCATCTCCCAATATTGCTCACCATG GTACTCTAAATGTTATGGGTGGTGGCACACAGGAAGATGTAGTGAATTCCAAGAGGACTGATGTCATGGGTAGCAACAATGGTGGACTGCGTGGTAAGCTGAACAAAATTGTTTTAGCTTATAGTGGTGGTTTGGACACCTCGGTAATAGTCCCTTGGCTAAG GGAGAACTATGGATGTGAAGTTGTATGTTTCACCGCTGACGTTGGTCAA GGTGATTTAGAGATGGATGGTTTGGAGGAGAAGGCTAAGGCTAGCGGTGCAAGTCAACTTGTTGTGAAGGATTTAAAAGAGGAATTTGTCAGGGAGTACATATTTCCTTGTTTGCGGGCTGGTGcaatttatgaaagaaaatatttgCTTGGAACATCAATGGCACGACCTGTTATTGCTAAG GCAATGGTTGATGTTGCTAAAGAAGTTGGCGCTGATGCTGTTTCACATGGATGCACAGGAAAAGGAAATGATCAG GTTCGTTTTGAGCTTACTTTCTTTGCTTTAAACCCTGAACTTCAAGTTGTTGCACCTTGGAGGGAATGGAACATAACAGGGCGTGAGGATGCTATTGAGTATGCAAAGAAACATAATGTTCCTGTTCCAGTTTCAAAAAAGTCTATTTATAGCCGAGATCGGAATCTTTGGCACCTTAGCCATGAG GGCGACATTCTTGAAGACCCAGCAAATGAGCCAAAGAAGGATATGTACATGATGACTGTTGATCCAGAAGATGCACCTAATCATCCTGA ATATTTGGAGATTGGAATTGAATCTGGCCTACCGGTTTCCATCAATGGAAGAAAGCTTTCCCCTGCATCCCTCCTTTCAGAACTTAACAAGGTTGGCGGGAAGCATGGCATCGGACGAATAGACATGGTTGAGAATCGCctagttggcatgaagtccagggGTGTCTATGAAACCCCTGGCGGAACAATCCTTTGGGCAGCTGCTCGCGAGCTTGAATCCTTGACTCTAGACAGGGAAACCATTCAGATGAAGGACTTGCTAGCACTCAAGTACGCTGAACTGGTGTACGCTGGCCGTTGGTTCGACCCTCTCCGCTACGCCATGGATGCCTTCATGGAGAGGATCACAGAGACCACAACTGGATCTGTCACGCTCAAGCTGTACAAGGGATCTGTCACTGTTACATCGCGGAAAAGCCCGCATAGCTTGTACAGGGAGGACATCTCTTCTTTTGAGACTGGAGCAATCTACAACCAGGCAGATGCTGCTGGGTTCATTCGTCTCTATGGACTTCCTACTAGGGTGCGGGCAATGCTCGAGAAGGGCCTATGA